A single genomic interval of Stieleria maiorica harbors:
- a CDS encoding PSD1 and planctomycete cytochrome C domain-containing protein, which yields MGSATGTAPNATASSTEKLEFFEKEVRPLLAEHCYSCHSTTSKTIQAGLRVDSLAAMLEGGDSGEAVVPGDADGSLLIEAVRYDSYEMPPKGKLPDEDIATLERWVEIGAPWPEEDAPAETVTRPEFDLRQRAQDHWVWQPVGSLEVPTVQNKTWPRLPLDHFVLHRLEQVGLQPAGDADRSALLRRVSFDLIGLPPTPEQAEQFLSDDSPQALERLVDQLLDSQHFGERWGRHWLDLVRYAESRGHEFDNDAINAYQYRDYIIRALNADVPYDQLVREHIAGDLLADPRTNPDEGFNESILGTGFWFLGEWVHSPVDILKDESDRFDNMIDVMSKTFLGVTVSCARCHDHKFDAISTADYYSLTGFLQGSDYRQVRFESIDHNRKVAERLAAVDAKYRDSVQQLLTEHHLSREPIGPVDDELAAAVVFDYQSIATDQYYQDGFLFGDRPRQAGQPVVSAKDDKPVIEFAPVAAAVSDPFWNGLESVSETGMGDRSRLAKLPRSSRTLRTPTFTLTDGNVACLVRGAGHVVACVDSHRLVAGPLHGETIKAIKSTDDWVQLNLKRYVGHRLHLEFTPDENAQLEVSLVTQGASKQIRNQLKQRQESIAAGVEKLAGKARELLPNELSEIARLWQQERTQLQSQIMHRSRLAMAMMDGSGEDAHVYIRGNSSKPGEIEPRHFLTAISGDAPMDIRSGSGRLELAEHINDPANPLTSRVIVNRIWHYLLGRGIVPSTDDFGVLGQRPTHPKLLDHLATRFRENGQSLKQMIRLIVLSRTYQMSSLADESAVASDPKNLLYHHRPPKRLEGEVIRDALLSISGELDPKLFGEPIPIHLTAFMDGRGRPGKSGPLDGARRRSIYTAVRRNFLSPFMLTFDTPVPFSTMGRRNVSNVPAQALILMNDPLVVDLAGKWAGRAVALHSQSGPRIRWMYQSAFARQPTDQELAVADAFFKTQQDARKVGPDDVGLWSDFAHALINTKEFIFLR from the coding sequence GTGGGGTCCGCAACGGGCACAGCACCGAACGCCACCGCATCGAGCACGGAAAAGTTGGAGTTCTTTGAGAAAGAAGTCCGTCCGTTGCTCGCCGAGCATTGTTATTCCTGTCACAGCACGACATCAAAAACCATCCAGGCAGGCCTGCGGGTCGACAGTCTGGCGGCGATGCTCGAAGGCGGAGACTCCGGTGAAGCGGTTGTTCCCGGCGACGCCGATGGCAGTCTGTTGATCGAAGCGGTGCGCTACGATTCGTACGAGATGCCGCCCAAGGGGAAGCTGCCGGACGAGGACATCGCGACGCTGGAACGGTGGGTGGAAATCGGAGCTCCCTGGCCGGAAGAAGATGCCCCGGCAGAAACGGTGACGCGGCCCGAATTCGATCTCCGGCAACGCGCGCAAGACCACTGGGTGTGGCAACCGGTTGGTTCGCTCGAGGTCCCCACGGTCCAAAACAAAACCTGGCCACGGCTTCCACTGGATCATTTCGTGCTTCACCGTCTCGAACAGGTGGGTTTGCAACCGGCCGGCGACGCCGACCGATCGGCACTGTTGCGTCGCGTGTCGTTCGATTTGATCGGGTTGCCGCCGACACCCGAACAAGCCGAACAATTTCTCAGCGACGACTCCCCTCAGGCACTCGAGCGACTCGTCGACCAACTGCTCGATTCACAGCACTTCGGTGAACGCTGGGGCCGACATTGGTTGGATCTGGTCCGCTACGCCGAATCGCGCGGCCACGAGTTTGACAACGATGCGATCAATGCATACCAGTACCGCGATTACATCATTCGCGCGCTGAACGCCGACGTGCCCTACGATCAATTGGTTCGCGAGCACATCGCCGGAGACCTGTTGGCCGATCCGCGAACGAACCCGGACGAAGGATTCAATGAATCGATCTTAGGCACCGGATTTTGGTTTCTCGGCGAATGGGTTCATTCGCCGGTGGATATTCTCAAGGACGAAAGCGATCGGTTCGACAACATGATCGACGTCATGTCCAAAACTTTCCTGGGCGTGACGGTTTCTTGTGCCCGTTGTCACGATCACAAATTCGACGCCATCTCGACTGCGGACTACTACTCGTTGACCGGCTTCTTGCAGGGCAGTGATTATCGACAAGTCCGATTCGAATCGATCGACCACAATCGCAAGGTTGCCGAAAGACTGGCGGCGGTCGATGCCAAGTACCGCGACTCGGTCCAACAGTTGCTCACCGAGCATCATTTGTCGCGCGAGCCGATCGGCCCGGTCGACGATGAATTGGCGGCAGCGGTCGTATTTGACTATCAATCCATCGCCACCGACCAGTACTATCAAGACGGGTTTCTGTTCGGTGACCGACCGCGCCAAGCCGGCCAGCCCGTCGTCTCCGCCAAAGACGACAAGCCGGTGATCGAATTCGCGCCCGTCGCCGCCGCGGTCAGCGATCCGTTTTGGAACGGTTTGGAATCGGTCAGCGAAACAGGGATGGGCGATCGAAGCCGTCTGGCCAAGTTGCCACGCAGCAGTCGCACCTTACGCACCCCCACCTTCACCTTGACCGACGGCAACGTCGCCTGCCTGGTACGCGGTGCCGGCCACGTCGTCGCCTGCGTGGACTCGCATCGTTTGGTCGCCGGACCGCTGCACGGCGAGACGATCAAGGCGATCAAATCGACCGATGATTGGGTGCAACTGAATCTGAAACGCTACGTCGGCCACCGGCTGCATCTGGAATTCACACCGGATGAAAACGCCCAACTGGAAGTCTCGCTGGTCACCCAGGGGGCCTCCAAGCAGATTCGCAATCAATTGAAACAACGCCAGGAGTCGATCGCCGCGGGCGTGGAGAAACTGGCAGGCAAAGCCCGCGAACTCCTGCCAAACGAACTTTCCGAAATCGCGCGTTTGTGGCAACAAGAACGAACGCAGTTGCAGTCCCAGATCATGCACCGGTCTCGACTGGCCATGGCGATGATGGACGGCAGCGGTGAAGACGCACACGTCTACATCCGCGGCAATTCATCCAAACCCGGCGAGATCGAACCGAGGCATTTTTTGACCGCCATTTCCGGAGACGCCCCGATGGATATCCGATCGGGAAGCGGCCGACTGGAACTGGCCGAACACATCAATGATCCCGCCAATCCACTGACCTCCCGCGTCATCGTCAATCGGATCTGGCACTACCTGCTCGGTCGCGGCATTGTCCCCAGCACGGATGATTTCGGGGTGCTGGGCCAACGCCCGACGCACCCGAAATTGTTGGATCATCTGGCGACCCGCTTTCGTGAAAACGGCCAAAGCCTGAAACAGATGATCCGTCTGATCGTGCTTTCGCGGACTTATCAAATGTCCAGCCTGGCCGATGAATCCGCGGTGGCCAGCGATCCGAAGAATTTGCTGTATCACCATCGCCCGCCCAAGCGTCTGGAGGGTGAAGTGATCCGCGACGCGTTGTTGTCGATCTCCGGTGAATTGGACCCGAAGCTGTTCGGCGAACCGATTCCGATTCACCTGACCGCGTTTATGGATGGACGCGGCCGTCCCGGAAAAAGCGGACCGCTCGATGGTGCCCGACGACGATCGATCTACACCGCCGTTCGACGCAACTTCCTCTCGCCGTTCATGTTGACCTTCGATACCCCCGTTCCCTTCAGCACAATGGGACGGCGGAATGTGTCCAACGTTCCCGCCCAGGCGCTGATTCTGATGAACGATCCGTTGGTGGTCGATCTGGCCGGCAAGTGGGCCGGGCGTGCCGTCGCATTGCATTCGCAAAGTGGGCCACGGATCCGCTGGATGTACCAGTCGGCGTTTGCGAGACAACCGACCGATCAAGAGTTGGCCGTCGCCGACGCGTTCTTCAAGACCCAACAAGACGCCCGCAAGGTCGGACCGGACGATGTCGGTTTGTGGAGCGATTTTGCCCACGCGCTGATCAACACCAAGGAGTTTATTTTTCTGCGATGA